One segment of bacterium DNA contains the following:
- a CDS encoding DNRLRE domain-containing protein codes for MLLVPGGMQGSDPIRTEIHRALEIRTVEGGTVAKGSQTTILAGHRRQYELRTVLSFRTALPSTIQVQSARLQLFVIRTRGTLPLNIAIHLLNKDFEETEVTYDQAADGAPWSTPGGDYAAAPLGQAPFNGAAYDTISVGLDVVQLRSWLPGRENLSLEVITYGSDDTMVEFLAREGYPDSPTASRLEVVYTESGSSDQLLLDRRAFMDATIVKFEGANDPGNLMISALPARQLFFRYDFSGIPANSTINQASIHLSMARSAFVDSFVVGTYLRTDLGFVPSDAAALGYGIVIGERDTSLVMDVTSAVQKAVREGGGSSNYVVLASLANATTAGFAEIYPPTVADSTKQPYFSVIYSDLPAYAGPGSQSQP; via the coding sequence CCTCGTCCCCGGCGGGATGCAGGGCTCCGACCCGATCCGCACCGAAATCCATCGGGCCCTCGAGATACGGACCGTCGAGGGCGGTACAGTGGCCAAGGGCAGCCAGACCACGATTCTGGCCGGCCACCGCCGTCAGTACGAGTTGCGCACTGTGCTCAGTTTCCGCACCGCGCTGCCCTCGACCATCCAGGTGCAGTCCGCGCGCCTCCAGCTTTTCGTGATCCGCACCCGCGGCACTCTGCCGCTTAATATCGCGATCCACCTGCTGAACAAGGATTTCGAGGAAACCGAGGTCACCTACGACCAGGCGGCGGATGGCGCCCCCTGGAGCACTCCGGGGGGCGACTACGCGGCCGCACCCCTGGGGCAGGCTCCGTTCAACGGTGCGGCCTACGACACGATCTCGGTTGGCCTGGACGTGGTTCAACTCCGTTCCTGGCTCCCGGGCCGCGAGAACCTGTCGCTGGAGGTGATCACCTACGGGTCGGATGACACGATGGTCGAGTTCCTGGCCCGCGAGGGCTATCCCGACAGCCCGACCGCCTCGCGCCTGGAGGTGGTCTACACCGAGTCCGGCTCCAGCGACCAACTCCTGCTGGACCGCCGTGCTTTCATGGATGCGACCATCGTGAAGTTCGAGGGCGCGAACGATCCCGGCAACCTGATGATCTCGGCCCTGCCCGCGCGTCAACTGTTCTTCCGCTACGATTTCTCGGGCATCCCGGCCAATTCCACAATCAACCAGGCCAGCATCCACCTGAGCATGGCCCGGTCCGCGTTCGTGGACAGTTTCGTGGTCGGCACCTACCTGCGCACCGACCTGGGTTTCGTGCCCTCGGACGCCGCGGCCCTGGGTTACGGCATCGTGATCGGCGAGAGAGACACCTCGCTGGTGATGGATGTGACCAGCGCTGTGCAGAAAGCGGTGCGCGAGGGCGGCGGAAGCAGCAACTACGTGGTGCTGGCCAGCCTGGCCAACGCCACCACCGCCGGTTTCGCCGAAATATACCCGCCCACGGTGGCGGACAGCACGAAGCAGCCGTATTTCTCCGTGATCTATTCCGACCTGCCGGCCTACGCCGGCCCGGGTTCTCAGTCGCAGCCATAA